In uncultured Cohaesibacter sp., a genomic segment contains:
- a CDS encoding transglutaminase family protein, translating to MSIHAALTHKTKYIYDRPTGMGPQVIRLRPAPHTRNQILSYSLKIEPADHWINWQQDPFGNYMARIIFPEKIRSFAVTVDLVTDMSVINPFDFFIEESAEHYPFPYAEGEKKDLTPYLEVGKKTPLLEALLKEIEPIHKGKTIKTVDLLVQVNHLIESKINYLIRMEPGVQSPEETLTKCSGSCRDSSWLLVHVMRHLGLAARFTSGYLIQLKPDVKPLEGPEGTDHDFTDLHAWTEVYIPGAGWIGLDPTSGLLTGESHIPLAATPHPISAAPITGAHDKAEVEFEFEMDVQRIFERPRVTKPYTDEQWKAINTLGDAVDVRLQDGDVRLTMGGEPTFVSIDDYEGDEWNTAAVGPSKRYYAENLIRRLRDRFAPGGLLHFGQGKWYPGEQLPRWAFSLYWRADEEPLWEDPALIDQETPQTPANAKIAQRFMFKLAEKLKIDPKCVLTAYEDPAHFSLVEQKLPVNVDPSNNKIDDPAERARIIKVFDKGLGTPAGFVLPVQAWNSQAYGRSWMSEVWKFRRDKLFLIPGDSPVGFRLPLGSLTYLPPTQFPHVMPMDPHAAHAALPAREALLRDRRKPFTPREKLKKTDPAKLLEAPEVQWHQTEHQTFIPMNEVSGHVRTALSVEPRDGHLCIFMPPLQNAEDYAAMVAAIEDAARDVGQPVHIEGYEPPLDPRLNVIKVTPDPGVIEVNIQPASSWKEASKITQILYEEARLARLGTEKFMLDGRHTGTGGGNHIVLGGVTPSDSPFLRRPDLVASLVTYWQNHPSLSYLFSGTFIGPTSQAPRVDEGRHDNLYELEIALKQVPLPGEGFIPNWQVDRLFRNLLIDVTGNTHRAEICIDKLFSPDGPTGRLGLIEFRSFEMPPHAQMSLAQQLLLRAIIVRMWERPYRNKLVRWGTQLHDRFMLPHYVREDFRDVLKDLSLHGLELDEGWFAPHFEFRFPRYGEVNYDGVQIELRQALEPWNVLGEEGAVGGTARYVDSSLERVQVKVKGLNPERHVLSVNQVAIPLHPTGRQDEAVAGIRYRAWQPPSCLHPMIGVHTPLTFDLMDKWHKRSLGGCRYHVAHPGGRGYEVFPINAYEAESRRLSRFEMMGHTPGYADPVKLEDSAEFPYTLDLRLASVR from the coding sequence ATGTCCATTCATGCAGCTCTGACGCACAAGACCAAATATATCTACGACCGTCCCACCGGCATGGGTCCGCAAGTCATCCGCCTGCGACCGGCACCCCACACGCGCAACCAGATTCTCTCCTATTCCCTGAAGATCGAACCCGCCGACCACTGGATCAACTGGCAGCAGGATCCGTTTGGCAACTATATGGCCCGCATCATCTTTCCCGAGAAGATCCGGTCCTTTGCCGTGACCGTCGATCTGGTCACCGACATGTCGGTCATCAACCCGTTCGACTTCTTCATCGAAGAAAGCGCCGAGCACTATCCCTTCCCCTACGCCGAAGGCGAAAAGAAGGATCTCACGCCCTATCTGGAAGTGGGCAAGAAGACACCGCTCCTTGAGGCCCTGCTCAAGGAGATCGAGCCGATCCACAAGGGCAAGACCATCAAGACCGTCGATCTTCTGGTGCAGGTCAACCACCTGATAGAGAGCAAGATCAATTATCTGATCCGCATGGAGCCGGGCGTCCAGTCGCCCGAAGAGACGCTTACCAAATGCTCCGGCTCCTGCCGCGACAGCTCCTGGCTGTTGGTCCATGTCATGCGCCATCTGGGGCTGGCCGCCCGCTTCACCTCCGGCTATCTCATCCAGCTCAAGCCCGATGTGAAGCCGCTTGAAGGACCGGAAGGCACGGACCATGACTTCACCGACCTGCACGCCTGGACCGAGGTCTACATTCCCGGCGCTGGCTGGATTGGCCTCGACCCGACCTCGGGCCTTCTGACCGGCGAAAGCCACATCCCGCTTGCCGCCACCCCGCATCCGATCTCGGCCGCCCCCATCACCGGGGCCCATGACAAGGCGGAAGTGGAATTCGAGTTCGAAATGGACGTGCAGCGCATTTTCGAGCGCCCGCGCGTGACCAAGCCCTACACCGATGAACAGTGGAAGGCCATCAACACCCTTGGCGATGCGGTCGATGTCCGCCTTCAGGACGGCGACGTCCGCCTGACCATGGGTGGTGAGCCGACCTTTGTGTCCATCGACGACTACGAGGGCGACGAGTGGAACACCGCCGCCGTCGGTCCTTCCAAGCGCTATTATGCGGAAAATCTCATTCGCCGCCTGCGCGACCGCTTCGCCCCCGGCGGCCTGTTGCATTTCGGGCAGGGCAAATGGTATCCGGGCGAACAGCTGCCTCGCTGGGCCTTCTCGCTTTACTGGCGGGCCGACGAAGAGCCGCTCTGGGAAGACCCGGCCCTCATCGATCAGGAAACTCCGCAAACACCGGCCAACGCCAAGATCGCCCAGCGCTTCATGTTCAAGCTGGCCGAAAAGCTCAAGATCGACCCCAAATGCGTCCTGACCGCCTATGAGGATCCGGCCCATTTCTCACTGGTTGAGCAGAAGCTGCCGGTCAATGTTGATCCGTCCAACAACAAGATCGATGACCCGGCCGAACGGGCGCGCATCATCAAGGTGTTTGACAAGGGCCTCGGCACCCCTGCGGGCTTCGTGCTGCCGGTTCAGGCCTGGAACAGTCAAGCCTATGGCCGGTCATGGATGTCCGAGGTCTGGAAGTTCCGCCGCGACAAGCTGTTTCTCATCCCCGGCGACAGCCCGGTCGGCTTCCGCCTGCCGCTTGGCTCACTGACCTATCTGCCACCGACGCAGTTTCCGCATGTGATGCCTATGGATCCCCATGCCGCCCATGCCGCCCTTCCGGCACGGGAAGCGCTGTTGCGTGATCGCCGCAAGCCCTTCACGCCGCGTGAGAAGCTGAAGAAAACGGACCCGGCCAAGCTGCTCGAAGCCCCAGAAGTCCAATGGCACCAGACCGAACACCAGACCTTCATCCCGATGAATGAGGTGTCCGGCCACGTCCGCACGGCCCTGTCAGTCGAGCCGCGGGACGGTCACCTGTGCATCTTCATGCCGCCGCTGCAAAATGCCGAAGACTATGCCGCCATGGTCGCCGCCATCGAGGACGCTGCAAGGGATGTCGGCCAGCCGGTTCATATCGAAGGCTACGAGCCGCCGCTTGACCCGCGCCTCAACGTCATCAAGGTCACGCCGGATCCGGGTGTCATCGAAGTCAACATCCAGCCAGCCTCCAGCTGGAAGGAAGCCAGCAAGATCACCCAGATCCTCTATGAAGAGGCCCGTCTGGCCCGCCTCGGCACCGAGAAATTCATGCTCGATGGCCGCCACACCGGCACCGGTGGTGGCAACCATATCGTGCTCGGCGGCGTCACCCCGTCGGACAGCCCCTTCCTCAGACGCCCCGATCTGGTGGCAAGCCTTGTCACCTACTGGCAGAATCACCCGAGCCTTTCCTATCTCTTCTCGGGCACCTTCATCGGCCCGACCTCTCAGGCCCCGCGCGTCGACGAAGGACGCCACGACAATCTCTACGAGCTGGAAATTGCGCTCAAACAGGTGCCTCTACCGGGTGAAGGCTTCATTCCGAACTGGCAGGTCGACCGCCTGTTCCGCAACCTACTCATCGATGTGACCGGCAACACCCACCGGGCAGAAATCTGCATCGACAAGCTGTTCTCGCCCGATGGCCCGACCGGACGCCTCGGCCTCATCGAGTTCCGCTCGTTTGAAATGCCACCACACGCCCAGATGTCGCTGGCCCAGCAGTTGCTGTTGCGCGCCATCATCGTCCGCATGTGGGAGCGACCCTATCGCAACAAGCTGGTGCGCTGGGGCACCCAGCTGCATGACCGCTTCATGCTGCCGCACTATGTCCGCGAGGACTTCCGCGATGTGCTGAAGGATCTGTCCCTGCACGGGCTGGAGCTTGACGAAGGCTGGTTCGCACCGCATTTCGAATTCCGCTTCCCACGCTATGGCGAGGTCAATTATGACGGTGTGCAGATCGAGCTGCGACAGGCACTGGAACCATGGAACGTTCTGGGCGAAGAAGGCGCCGTCGGCGGCACCGCCCGCTATGTCGACAGCTCCCTTGAGCGCGTCCAGGTCAAAGTCAAGGGCCTCAATCCCGAACGCCACGTCCTGTCGGTCAACCAGGTGGCCATTCCGCTGCATCCGACCGGACGTCAGGACGAAGCCGTGGCAGGCATCCGCTATCGCGCCTGGCAGCCGCCATCCTGTCTCCATCCGATGATCGGCGTCCATACCCCGCTGACCTTCGA
- a CDS encoding alpha-E domain-containing protein: MSMLLSRYAEALFWFARYIERSASLARILNVQAGFWQDHSNQENWASILSLYVDTDRFTERYGHVTAQKVAKFYITDRENPSSILSCLWAARENARLLRPLISVSMWSYINVSYNEMKSLSDRDLDAARLSRTCESIARTCDAIMGVTEGTYYRDAGWRFYQLGLWIERADQTSRLLDVKVALVANYNGLDQTETVADLEFWKLLLHSFEAYHAFQRNRPGRMDPKKVANFLMFNHSFPRSLTHCIGEIQDMLNDLYMGYQLRRVAHCYEEVEMLQYELEAAAKDQHLHLRFHGFNDMVQNRLMEITKQLGQSFFGHADWSKEAEECQNQTKSQTQSQTLS, from the coding sequence ATGAGTATGCTGTTGAGTCGCTACGCCGAAGCCCTGTTCTGGTTCGCCCGCTATATCGAACGCTCCGCAAGTCTGGCGCGCATCCTCAATGTGCAGGCTGGCTTCTGGCAGGATCACTCCAATCAGGAAAACTGGGCCTCGATCCTGTCCCTCTATGTCGATACCGACCGTTTCACCGAGCGCTATGGTCATGTGACAGCTCAGAAAGTGGCCAAATTCTACATCACGGACCGCGAAAATCCGAGCTCCATCCTCTCCTGCCTGTGGGCGGCACGAGAGAATGCCCGTCTGCTGCGCCCACTGATTTCTGTTTCCATGTGGTCCTATATCAACGTCTCCTACAACGAGATGAAGAGCCTCAGTGACCGCGATCTGGATGCTGCGCGCCTGTCGCGCACCTGCGAATCCATCGCCCGCACCTGCGACGCCATCATGGGCGTCACCGAAGGCACCTATTATCGCGACGCCGGCTGGCGCTTCTATCAGCTCGGCCTGTGGATCGAGCGGGCCGACCAGACCAGCCGACTGCTCGATGTCAAGGTCGCCCTGGTGGCCAACTACAACGGCCTTGACCAGACCGAGACGGTGGCCGATCTGGAATTCTGGAAGCTGCTGCTGCACTCCTTCGAGGCCTATCACGCCTTCCAGCGCAACAGGCCGGGCCGGATGGACCCGAAGAAGGTCGCAAACTTCCTGATGTTCAACCACAGTTTCCCGCGCTCGCTTACCCACTGTATCGGCGAGATTCAGGACATGCTCAACGACCTTTACATGGGCTATCAGCTGCGCCGCGTTGCCCACTGCTATGAAGAGGTCGAGATGCTGCAGTATGAGCTGGAGGCCGCCGCGAAAGACCAGCATCTGCATCTGCGCTTCCATGGCTTCAATGACATGGTGCAAAACCGGCTGATGGAAATCACCAAACAGTTGGGGCAGTCATTCTTCGGTCATGCAGACTGGTCAAAAGAGGCGGAGGAATGCCAGAACCAGACCAAGTCACAGACACAGTCCCAGACCTTGTCCTGA
- a CDS encoding circularly permuted type 2 ATP-grasp protein encodes MSSRSPKLQDIWKRFDEADFENLTARSKDADLELFNLGVTFTVYSDKDVIDRVLPFDIIPRVLTAREWDTIDRGVIQRVAAINAFLHDIYNERHILNDGTVPAELVLGNSNYRDVMVGFQPACGVYTHISGTDIIRDDNGQFLVLEDNVRSPSGVSYVVENRHLMERSFPDLLADLKLRKVSDYGTNLFSKLSEVAPRGCIDRDEPQVVVMSPGMFNSAYFEHIFLAREMGVPVVEGSDLFCDEDRVYMKTIGGPRRVDVIYRRIDDAFIDPEVFRPDSMLGVKGLVNAMLKGNVTIANALGTGVADDKAVYAYMPRIIKYYLDEEPILSNVETHICREKEALQYTLDHLDELVVKPVGESGGYGITIGPKATKAQLDEARTALLANPSNFIAQPMISLSVCPTLGETGLVPRHVDLRPFAITGKGTWVLPGGLTRVALKEGSLIVNSSQGGGTKDTWVLAEDQFNSIDGGNA; translated from the coding sequence ATGTCCAGTCGCAGCCCCAAGCTGCAAGACATCTGGAAAAGGTTTGACGAAGCAGATTTTGAGAATCTCACGGCCCGGTCCAAGGATGCCGATCTGGAGCTTTTCAACCTCGGTGTCACCTTCACGGTCTACAGCGACAAGGACGTGATCGACCGTGTTCTGCCTTTTGACATCATACCCAGGGTCCTGACGGCAAGGGAATGGGACACCATCGACAGGGGCGTCATCCAGCGTGTCGCCGCCATCAATGCCTTCCTGCATGACATCTACAATGAACGTCATATTCTGAACGATGGCACCGTTCCGGCCGAGCTCGTGCTTGGCAATTCCAACTATCGCGACGTCATGGTCGGGTTCCAACCCGCCTGCGGCGTCTACACTCATATCTCCGGCACGGACATCATCCGCGACGACAACGGCCAGTTCCTGGTGCTTGAAGACAATGTGCGCTCACCCTCCGGGGTGTCCTATGTGGTCGAGAACCGACACCTGATGGAACGCTCCTTCCCGGACCTTCTGGCCGACCTCAAGCTGCGCAAGGTGTCGGACTATGGCACCAATCTCTTCTCCAAGCTGAGCGAAGTTGCCCCGCGTGGCTGCATCGACAGGGACGAGCCGCAGGTGGTCGTCATGTCGCCGGGCATGTTCAATTCGGCCTATTTCGAGCATATCTTCCTCGCCCGAGAAATGGGCGTGCCTGTTGTCGAAGGCAGTGACCTCTTCTGCGATGAGGACAGGGTCTACATGAAGACCATCGGCGGTCCGCGCCGGGTTGACGTCATCTATCGCCGCATCGATGACGCCTTCATCGACCCCGAGGTGTTCCGCCCGGATTCCATGCTCGGCGTCAAGGGCCTCGTCAACGCCATGCTGAAAGGCAACGTGACCATTGCCAATGCGCTCGGCACCGGCGTCGCCGACGACAAGGCAGTCTATGCCTACATGCCCCGCATCATCAAATACTATCTCGACGAGGAACCGATCCTGTCCAACGTCGAAACCCACATCTGCAGGGAAAAGGAAGCCCTCCAGTATACGCTCGATCATCTGGATGAACTGGTGGTCAAGCCGGTTGGCGAATCCGGTGGCTACGGCATCACCATCGGCCCCAAGGCAACCAAGGCTCAGCTAGATGAAGCCCGTACGGCCCTGCTGGCCAACCCGAGCAATTTCATTGCCCAGCCGATGATCTCCCTGTCGGTCTGCCCGACACTGGGGGAAACCGGACTGGTGCCCCGCCACGTCGACCTGCGCCCGTTTGCCATCACCGGCAAGGGCACCTGGGTCCTGCCCGGCGGCCTCACTCGCGTCGCGCTCAAGGAGGGCTCCCTGATTGTCAACTCCTCGCAAGGGGGTGGCACAAAGGATACCTGGGTGCTTGCCGAAGACCAATTCAATTCAATTGACGGAGGCAACGCATGA
- the gtfA gene encoding sucrose phosphorylase, with protein MKNKVQLITYVDRLTGGSFANLKTMIDGPLAGLFGTVHALPFFDPYDGADAGFDPKDHTLVDPRLGSWDDVRALSTSVDVMADLIVNHVSADGVAFQDFLKKGAQSDYAGMFLTYASVFPDGATEADLTSIYRPRPGFPFNQMTFGDGSKHLIWTTFTPKQIDINVHSEKGAAYLDSILTRFAEAGISCIRLDAAGYAIKKPGTSCFMIPETYDFLAELAHKAKARGMEVLVEIHSYYQDQIEISKKVDRVYDFALPPLVMHALFTADAAPLARWLEVSPRNALTVLDTHDGIGVIDVGAHADGRPGLLAPEAIHNLVETMHERSGGTSRQATGARASNLDLYQVNSTYFDAIGRRETDYLIARAVQFFAPGIPQVYYVGLLVAGNDMDLLAATDVGRDINRHYFKKGEVEAALATPVVSALTKLIRFRNEHPAFNGTFSMVQPSRSELELIWKAEGKWAKLSVDFAKMTATISHTGPKGPASFAVQP; from the coding sequence ATGAAGAACAAAGTCCAGCTCATTACCTATGTCGACCGGCTCACCGGAGGAAGCTTTGCCAACCTCAAGACCATGATCGACGGCCCGCTGGCAGGGCTGTTCGGAACGGTGCACGCCCTGCCCTTTTTCGACCCCTATGATGGAGCCGATGCCGGGTTCGATCCCAAGGACCACACGCTGGTCGACCCACGCCTTGGCAGCTGGGATGATGTGCGCGCCCTGTCGACATCAGTCGACGTGATGGCCGACCTCATCGTCAACCATGTTTCGGCGGACGGCGTCGCCTTTCAGGATTTCCTCAAGAAGGGCGCTCAGTCTGACTACGCGGGCATGTTCCTGACCTATGCGTCCGTCTTTCCCGATGGCGCCACCGAGGCTGATCTCACCTCGATCTACCGACCCCGCCCGGGGTTTCCTTTCAACCAGATGACCTTCGGCGACGGCAGCAAGCATCTGATCTGGACAACCTTCACGCCCAAGCAGATCGACATCAATGTGCATAGTGAGAAGGGCGCGGCCTATCTCGACAGTATCCTGACGCGCTTTGCCGAAGCCGGCATCAGCTGCATCCGGCTCGATGCCGCCGGCTATGCCATCAAGAAGCCGGGTACCAGCTGTTTCATGATCCCGGAGACCTATGATTTTCTCGCCGAGCTGGCGCACAAGGCCAAGGCGCGCGGCATGGAAGTGCTGGTCGAGATTCACAGCTACTATCAGGACCAGATCGAAATTTCCAAAAAGGTCGACCGGGTCTATGACTTCGCCCTGCCGCCGCTGGTCATGCATGCCCTGTTCACGGCAGATGCCGCGCCGCTGGCCCGCTGGCTCGAAGTCAGCCCACGCAATGCGCTGACAGTGCTCGACACCCATGACGGCATCGGCGTCATCGATGTGGGAGCGCACGCCGATGGCCGTCCGGGCCTTCTGGCTCCCGAGGCGATCCACAATCTGGTGGAGACCATGCACGAACGCTCAGGCGGCACCTCCCGTCAGGCGACCGGCGCCAGAGCCTCCAATCTCGATCTCTATCAGGTCAACTCGACCTATTTCGACGCCATTGGACGCCGCGAAACCGACTATCTGATCGCCCGCGCCGTTCAGTTCTTCGCACCCGGCATCCCGCAGGTCTATTATGTCGGCCTGCTGGTCGCCGGGAATGACATGGACCTGCTCGCCGCCACCGACGTCGGACGGGACATCAATCGCCATTACTTCAAGAAGGGCGAAGTGGAAGCGGCCCTCGCCACCCCGGTTGTATCGGCACTCACCAAACTGATCCGCTTCCGAAACGAACATCCGGCCTTCAACGGAACCTTTTCGATGGTTCAGCCTTCCCGTTCCGAACTGGAACTCATCTGGAAGGCCGAGGGAAAATGGGCCAAGCTGTCCGTAGACTTTGCAAAGATGACAGCAACCATTTCCCACACCGGCCCGAAAGGCCCCGCGAGCTTCGCCGTTCAGCCCTGA
- a CDS encoding response regulator, with product MPEKILCIEDETLLLEDIVEELQDAGYLTLKATNGKEAIEILKYETVDLILCDIMMPLIDGPTTLKLIRERLPQHNEVPFIFLTAKSTREDILVGKKMGVDDYLTKPIDYDLLLATIKARLEQVNRIRETNEAKLKRIYRALRENHSAEPLSIALVAKSHKYVLPIEQALQDLGCLVEFIHEEHLAVRKDAIEKNDLVFLFYSKIVHYYLTGLINTRATHGRGKIILLCKDNVDHNLREALLELGIGKTIDYPFPPVAIFKTILEATQNKI from the coding sequence ATGCCGGAAAAGATTCTTTGCATTGAAGATGAAACGCTTCTGCTCGAAGACATCGTCGAGGAATTGCAAGATGCTGGCTACCTGACGCTGAAGGCCACCAACGGCAAGGAAGCAATTGAAATCCTCAAATATGAGACGGTCGACCTCATCCTGTGTGACATCATGATGCCGCTGATCGATGGTCCGACGACCCTCAAGCTCATTCGCGAGCGGCTGCCGCAGCACAACGAGGTACCCTTCATCTTCCTGACGGCCAAATCCACGCGGGAGGACATCCTTGTGGGGAAGAAGATGGGCGTTGACGATTATCTCACCAAACCCATCGACTATGATCTGCTGCTAGCCACCATCAAGGCCCGCCTCGAACAGGTCAACCGTATCAGGGAGACCAATGAGGCCAAGCTCAAGCGCATCTATCGCGCGCTGCGCGAGAACCATTCCGCCGAGCCCCTGTCCATCGCCCTCGTGGCCAAATCCCACAAATATGTCCTGCCGATCGAACAGGCCCTGCAGGATCTGGGCTGTCTGGTGGAGTTCATCCACGAAGAGCATCTGGCTGTTCGTAAGGACGCGATCGAGAAGAATGATCTGGTCTTCCTGTTTTACAGCAAGATCGTCCACTATTATCTTACCGGCCTCATCAACACTCGCGCCACCCACGGCCGCGGCAAGATAATCCTGCTGTGCAAGGACAATGTCGATCACAATTTGCGCGAAGCCCTGCTGGAACTTGGCATCGGCAAGACCATCGACTATCCTTTTCCGCCGGTCGCCATTTTCAAAACCATTCTGGAAGCCACCCAGAACAAGATCTGA
- a CDS encoding PAS-domain containing protein: MPYFISNENIENNLISFLMESVDQGISVTDKNLNIVFMNHAACKMLDIPLSLLQKNNSIRNLISFMAERGDYGPGDLDEIVERRMAMLQQETIHAIEHETLDGRVISMQGKLACESIYVSIFSDITEQRTYEAKLEAIQYELELKLENSLREVRYNRDLLVNAINAIDDGIVLFDEDDRLVLANTSMLDLYPSLKHHLTRQSHISKIDDFNLPTAEDFSEEDAIRGRHRNEVKLHDDHWYRIEQSATVNGGKIAIFSDISTYKDQTSKLQQHTNKLVKLLQKEISLSETQREFVSMASHEFKTPLAIIDSNAQRIERKAGDMPTERLLTRIANIRDSVERMQYLINRFMDFSSEEIAGLKMEAKKQNFRSTVERLCMTHLEMGETANIQWDLKALPEHASFDQNLLDQCVSNILSNAIKYSEPGAAIKVIGRDNGKHITIEVCDKGIGIPAEELPKIFNKYYRASNSSGIAGTGIGLNFTQMALKEQGGRIEVRSTLGEGSCFTIFLPASIALAELDSGDPERKDNQTEPDQLAS, translated from the coding sequence ATGCCTTACTTCATCAGCAATGAAAACATCGAGAACAACCTGATTTCATTCTTGATGGAATCGGTAGACCAAGGCATTTCAGTCACCGATAAAAATCTCAACATCGTTTTCATGAATCACGCCGCCTGCAAGATGCTGGATATTCCGCTCAGCCTCCTGCAGAAGAACAATTCCATCAGAAACCTGATCAGCTTCATGGCTGAGCGTGGCGATTATGGCCCTGGCGACCTCGACGAGATCGTCGAGCGGCGCATGGCCATGCTGCAGCAGGAAACCATCCACGCCATTGAGCATGAAACGCTGGATGGACGCGTAATCAGCATGCAGGGCAAGTTAGCCTGCGAAAGCATTTATGTTTCCATTTTCAGTGACATAACCGAGCAGCGCACCTATGAGGCCAAGCTTGAGGCAATCCAGTATGAGCTCGAACTGAAGCTTGAGAACAGCCTGCGCGAAGTGCGCTACAACCGCGACCTGCTTGTCAATGCGATCAACGCCATCGACGATGGCATCGTCCTGTTTGACGAGGATGACCGGCTTGTGCTGGCCAACACCAGCATGCTCGATCTCTATCCCAGTCTCAAGCACCATCTGACCCGGCAGTCTCACATTTCCAAGATCGACGACTTCAACCTGCCAACAGCGGAGGACTTCAGCGAAGAAGATGCGATTCGCGGCCGTCACCGCAACGAGGTCAAGCTGCACGATGACCACTGGTATCGCATCGAACAGTCAGCGACCGTCAATGGCGGCAAGATCGCCATCTTCTCGGACATTTCCACCTACAAGGACCAGACCAGCAAGCTGCAACAGCACACCAACAAACTGGTCAAACTGCTGCAAAAAGAGATATCCCTGTCCGAAACCCAGCGAGAATTTGTCTCGATGGCCTCCCACGAGTTCAAGACGCCGCTTGCCATCATCGACAGCAACGCCCAGCGCATCGAACGCAAGGCGGGGGACATGCCCACTGAACGACTGCTCACCCGCATCGCCAACATTCGCGACTCGGTTGAGCGCATGCAGTATCTGATCAATCGCTTCATGGATTTCTCGAGCGAGGAAATCGCCGGTCTGAAGATGGAAGCCAAGAAGCAGAATTTCCGCAGCACCGTCGAGCGCCTCTGCATGACTCACCTGGAGATGGGCGAGACCGCCAACATCCAGTGGGATCTCAAGGCTTTGCCCGAGCACGCCAGCTTCGACCAGAATCTGCTCGATCAGTGCGTCAGCAATATCCTGTCCAACGCGATCAAGTATTCCGAACCAGGCGCAGCCATCAAGGTCATTGGCCGCGACAATGGCAAGCATATTACCATCGAGGTCTGCGATAAGGGCATCGGCATCCCCGCCGAGGAGTTGCCGAAGATCTTCAACAAATACTATCGGGCCTCCAATTCCAGCGGCATCGCAGGGACGGGCATCGGCCTCAACTTCACCCAGATGGCCCTCAAGGAACAGGGCGGCAGAATTGAAGTCAGAAGCACACTCGGGGAAGGATCCTGCTTCACCATCTTCCTGCCCGCGTCCATTGCCCTTGCAGAGCTGGACAGTGGCGACCCTGAGCGAAAGGACAATCAGACCGAGCCTGATCAACTGGCGTCCTGA
- a CDS encoding low molecular weight protein-tyrosine-phosphatase yields the protein MRQKVKENGLADRFLLDSAGLGAWHIGSRPDNRTITVARQHGTDITDIRARRIAPEDFYAFDLILAMDRDNLRDIRAMQPRDGTAEVALYLEYCGVGVLKRSYEVPDPYYGGADAFEDVYHLIDKASDILLQKLR from the coding sequence TTGCGGCAGAAGGTGAAGGAGAATGGTCTTGCGGACCGGTTCCTTCTGGATAGTGCCGGATTGGGCGCCTGGCACATTGGCAGCCGCCCGGACAACCGCACCATCACCGTTGCCCGGCAACATGGCACCGACATCACCGATATCAGGGCCCGCCGGATCGCGCCGGAGGATTTCTATGCCTTCGATCTCATTCTGGCGATGGATAGGGACAATCTGCGTGACATCAGGGCGATGCAGCCTCGGGATGGCACGGCGGAAGTGGCACTCTATCTGGAATATTGCGGTGTCGGGGTGCTGAAGCGCTCTTATGAAGTGCCCGATCCTTACTATGGCGGGGCGGATGCGTTCGAGGATGTCTATCACCTGATCGACAAGGCCAGCGACATTTTATTACAAAAACTTCGTTGA
- the thpR gene encoding RNA 2',3'-cyclic phosphodiesterase → MMPRLFAGLEIPQPITTMLSLQRGGLYGARWIDEANYHITLRFMGDVDYSLANEIVFQMSQIQCPEFALSLKGFGSFGARKPHSVFAAVQNNEDLVLLHQELERRMRKLGLRSDKHDYTPHVTLARLKKTAEPIDVANYLALRGGFQTEQFRVPRFVLYSSRDSIGGGPYVIEETFDLL, encoded by the coding sequence ATGATGCCACGTTTGTTTGCCGGCCTGGAAATCCCCCAACCCATCACAACAATGTTGTCCCTGCAAAGAGGCGGTCTTTATGGTGCGCGCTGGATCGATGAGGCGAACTATCACATCACCCTGCGCTTCATGGGGGATGTCGACTATTCGCTTGCCAACGAAATCGTCTTCCAGATGTCCCAGATCCAATGCCCCGAGTTCGCACTGTCGCTCAAGGGCTTTGGCTCGTTTGGTGCAAGAAAGCCCCATTCGGTGTTTGCTGCGGTCCAGAATAACGAGGATCTGGTGCTCCTGCATCAGGAGCTGGAAAGACGCATGCGCAAACTTGGCCTCCGGTCGGACAAGCATGACTACACGCCCCATGTCACGCTGGCACGCCTCAAGAAGACGGCAGAACCGATCGACGTTGCCAACTATCTGGCTCTGCGCGGCGGCTTCCAGACCGAACAGTTCAGGGTCCCGCGCTTCGTGCTCTATTCATCCCGCGACAGCATCGGCGGAGGACCCTATGTGATCGAGGAAACCTTCGACCTTCTGTAG